From the genome of Candidatus Methylopumilus rimovensis, one region includes:
- a CDS encoding TolC family protein: MASFIVLFLTNCSFKTYETKPLIDEKIIDKIIAKDPDSPSFKAFLKNQGLNDDHLPINEWGLKELMLCALFFNPKIEIAKKEWDIAKIQEVISPIKAASSLGLETGRQPAGPFEESKNAIGLNITTLFETADKAKIREEKAINQSLVKRLELRKLAWDVRSDLTLNYIRYQQQLKNLQILRNEIKLQSEILNMVKKRKAQGLTSSIDSNFNQIELNKNIQKLNEEQYQLNDTKSKLAAIIGLSAEKFNTMRLATVNIDEQTESFNKILDDETKQQDIINLGLFNRIDLRIALAKYAVSESQLKLNIANQYPDIRFSPGYIFDYGVGRWLLGITSIIPTIEKNKYLVEEAKNLRDIEGLQIEKIQTSIVNDITKLRDNYTIAKDMVRKDSEDLSAATELESSIESKFHQGEIDRIELTQQKLITMQYKRRFYTNKIALLKIGFDFESILQQSLSSIIK, encoded by the coding sequence TTGGCTAGTTTTATAGTACTTTTTCTCACAAATTGTAGCTTTAAAACCTACGAAACTAAGCCCCTGATAGATGAAAAAATTATAGATAAGATTATTGCAAAAGATCCAGATTCCCCTTCATTTAAGGCTTTTCTTAAAAATCAAGGATTAAATGATGACCATCTACCCATCAATGAATGGGGCCTAAAAGAACTTATGCTATGTGCGCTCTTTTTCAACCCCAAGATCGAAATTGCTAAAAAAGAATGGGATATAGCAAAAATTCAAGAAGTGATCTCCCCAATTAAAGCCGCATCTTCATTGGGCCTTGAAACTGGGAGACAACCTGCAGGCCCATTCGAAGAATCAAAAAATGCTATCGGTTTAAATATAACCACTTTGTTTGAGACAGCGGACAAAGCTAAGATTAGAGAAGAAAAAGCAATAAATCAGTCATTGGTTAAGAGACTAGAGCTTAGAAAGCTTGCATGGGATGTTAGATCAGATCTTACTCTGAATTATATTCGGTATCAGCAGCAGCTTAAAAATCTTCAAATTCTAAGGAATGAAATTAAATTACAAAGTGAAATCTTAAATATGGTTAAAAAAAGAAAGGCTCAAGGCCTAACCTCATCCATAGATAGTAATTTTAACCAAATCGAACTTAATAAAAATATTCAAAAATTAAATGAGGAGCAATATCAACTTAATGATACTAAGTCGAAATTAGCTGCAATTATTGGCCTTTCAGCAGAAAAATTTAATACGATGAGGCTAGCGACAGTTAATATTGACGAACAAACAGAAAGTTTTAATAAAATACTTGATGATGAAACAAAGCAACAAGATATTATCAACCTTGGTTTATTTAATCGCATTGATCTAAGAATTGCTTTAGCAAAATATGCAGTTTCAGAATCACAATTAAAATTAAATATTGCAAATCAATACCCTGATATTAGATTTTCACCAGGTTACATTTTTGATTACGGAGTAGGCAGGTGGCTTCTTGGTATAACTAGTATCATACCAACGATTGAAAAAAATAAATATTTGGTTGAGGAAGCAAAAAATCTTAGAGATATTGAAGGTTTACAAATAGAAAAAATTCAAACTTCTATTGTGAACGATATAACAAAATTAAGAGATAATTACACAATTGCTAAGGATATGGTTAGAAAAGATAGCGAGGACCTCTCTGCTGCAACTGAATTAGAAAGCTCAATCGAAAGTAAATTTCACCAAGGCGAAATAGACCGAATCGAATTAACACAACAGAAATTAATAACAATGCAGTAC